GAATAGCCTGATTAAATTCAGAAAACGAATAAATTTTTGTTGGATTAAGTTGAAATAATTTGCCTGTTAATTCATGAATCGCATAACTTAACTCTTTTTTCCCAACACGACCACGCCAAGCTCCTCGTATTCTTTTTAATAGTAATTCTTGGTTTTTCTCATTCCGATAAAAAGCAGCGATAAAAAATTCTTGCGGATCATTTAATAAGCGGACAAATTTTTGATAAAATAGTTTTTCATGATTCATAATATCCTCATTTTTAAAACTATACCAGCTCCCAGCTAATTTTCCATAGCTTTTTAACGTTTCTAAATAACCTAACCGAATATTGAATTCTGATCGGGCACCGTCAAAGAGCAATACTGCTCCCAATGGCCATTTACTGACAATTTGATGGACAGTCGCTTCAGCTGGAAGTTTAATTGCTTTTGTAATCCCTGGCCCTTTTACATCAACAACGATTAAATTTGTTGCACCCTTGGAAATAGCTAAGTCAATAGGGATATTATCATGATATCCGCCATCTACATAAGATTTAGCTCCGATTTTAGTCGGTTGCATGGCCGGAAAAAAGGAAGCACTACCCAATAAGTAAAGACTGACTAAACCTTGAGGAATCTCATCTAAAAACACAGAAACTTGACGCATAGCTGGAAATTCTGTCAAAACTATCCCAAATTCAATCCCTCGATTTCGCATCCGATCTTCATCTAGCAAACGATCAATGATACTGTTTTTTAAAGGCAAAGCACTAATTCCTTTTTGTCTTAATGCATTGAATACAAAAGTTCCCACCGTTTTCCGATAGCCTTTAAAGCTAGTCGCGTCTACTGGTGATTCAAATTCCAAGACATGACTGGTATCAATCGCCTG
This Carnobacterium maltaromaticum DSM 20342 DNA region includes the following protein-coding sequences:
- a CDS encoding patatin-like phospholipase family protein, which encodes MWQAIDTSHVLEFESPVDATSFKGYRKTVGTFVFNALRQKGISALPLKNSIIDRLLDEDRMRNRGIEFGIVLTEFPAMRQVSVFLDEIPQGLVSLYLLGSASFFPAMQPTKIGAKSYVDGGYHDNIPIDLAISKGATNLIVVDVKGPGITKAIKLPAEATVHQIVSKWPLGAVLLFDGARSEFNIRLGYLETLKSYGKLAGSWYSFKNEDIMNHEKLFYQKFVRLLNDPQEFFIAAFYRNEKNQELLLKRIRGAWRGRVGKKELSYAIHELTGKLFQLNPTKIYSFSEFNQAILEKYEAARKAIETASLAATFEIAMIYSGDEWLDNYAQMIPFISNLKMVLYFVDLLEAKQGRLMVSKNLQWLIYRKPVAFMMATYIYQLKKMIK